From a region of the Pieris rapae chromosome 22, ilPieRapa1.1, whole genome shotgun sequence genome:
- the LOC110996169 gene encoding uncharacterized protein LOC110996169 isoform X2, protein MSYQKNKLDLGIAKNMGKDEKEDSGFGFKDKAKAEETLRLLEEHDMNYRRLTVRGLLGRAKRVLSLTKAEEKIKNIKEAMEVFENWIAELDKNKEGTQKKPVKKDKEDKRDAKDDSDSDVDMEESKEKKAKKELPPDTVPGLGFKDKEATDNTLRELEGRDPDYQKLAVRGLIGRAKRVLTCTRDETKIANIKESISIYEKFLDDFETQHLSKQNNPYLPLGIVRTCLRLAGDNITEQQKSFIDAYASVNGEYKRLRTVLEKDDGKSWDIVRNAALKDLKEKYVDAKLYNEKDEPTKEHLELLLWAYSPDAARVKKVIPEPKSEEEEPKAKEKKHNDSDRKRRHSDEESPSKKKKE, encoded by the exons AATATGGGTAAGGACGAGAAAGAAGATAGCGGCTTCGGTTTCAAGGACAAGGCGAAAGCGGAGGAGACCCTTCGGCTATTAGAAGAGCACGACATGAACTATCGCCGTCTCACAGTCCGCGGGTTACTCGGACGGGCGAAGAGGGTACTCTCAT TAACAAAAGCagaagaaaaaattaagaatatcaaGGAAGCTATGGAGGTATTTGAGAATTGGATCGCGGAATTGGACAAGAATAAAGAAGGGACACAGAAAAAGCCTGTCAAGAAGGATAAAGAAGATAAGAGAGATGCTAAG GACGATAGTGATTCGGATGTTGATATGGAAGAATCGAAAGAGAAGAAAGCGAAGAAGGAACTTCCTCCCGACACGGTTCCAGGGCTCGGGTTTAAAGATAAg gaaGCAACAGATAACACATTAAGAGAGCTCGAAGGCCGTGATCCCGATTATCAAAAGCTAGCTGTCAGAGGTCTTATTGGAAGAGCAAAGAGAGTTTTGACAT gtactcgtgatgaaacaaaaatagcCAACATAAAAGAGTCAATATCGATTTACGAGAAGTTTCTCGATGATTTTGAAACTCAACATTTAAGTAAGCAAAATAATCCTTACCTACCACTTGGGATTGTCCGTACTTGCCTCCGCTTGGCCGGAGACAATATTACAGAACAGCAG aaatcATTTATAGACGCCTACGCATCAGTGAATGGTGAATATAAACGTCTCCGTACGGTGTTAGAGAAGGATGATGGGAAATCTTGGGATATTGTTAGGAATGCTGCACTCAAAGATCTTAAAGAAAAG TATGTGGATGCGAAGTTGTATAACGAAAAGGATGAACCAACAAAAGAACATTTAGAACTTTTACTATGGGCATATTCACCTGATGCAGCTCGTGTCAAAAAGGTGATACCAGAACCAAAATCTGAGGAAGAAGAACCAAAAGCTAAAGAAAAGAAACATAATGATTCTGATAGAAAGCGGCGACACAGTGATGAGGAATCTCCAAGCAAGAAGAAGAAGGAATAA
- the LOC110996169 gene encoding uncharacterized protein LOC110996169 isoform X3 has product MGKDEKEDSGFGFKDKAKAEETLRLLEEHDMNYRRLTVRGLLGRAKRVLSLTKAEEKIKNIKEAMEVFENWIAELDKNKEGTQKKPVKKDKEDKRDAKDDSDSDVDMEESKEKKAKKELPPDTVPGLGFKDKEATDNTLRELEGRDPDYQKLAVRGLIGRAKRVLTCTRDETKIANIKESISIYEKFLDDFETQHLSKQNNPYLPLGIVRTCLRLAGDNITEQQKSFIDAYASVNGEYKRLRTVLEKDDGKSWDIVRNAALKDLKEKYVDAKLYNEKDEPTKEHLELLLWAYSPDAARVKKVIPEPKSEEEEPKAKEKKHNDSDRKRRHSDEESPSKKKKE; this is encoded by the exons ATGGGTAAGGACGAGAAAGAAGATAGCGGCTTCGGTTTCAAGGACAAGGCGAAAGCGGAGGAGACCCTTCGGCTATTAGAAGAGCACGACATGAACTATCGCCGTCTCACAGTCCGCGGGTTACTCGGACGGGCGAAGAGGGTACTCTCAT TAACAAAAGCagaagaaaaaattaagaatatcaaGGAAGCTATGGAGGTATTTGAGAATTGGATCGCGGAATTGGACAAGAATAAAGAAGGGACACAGAAAAAGCCTGTCAAGAAGGATAAAGAAGATAAGAGAGATGCTAAG GACGATAGTGATTCGGATGTTGATATGGAAGAATCGAAAGAGAAGAAAGCGAAGAAGGAACTTCCTCCCGACACGGTTCCAGGGCTCGGGTTTAAAGATAAg gaaGCAACAGATAACACATTAAGAGAGCTCGAAGGCCGTGATCCCGATTATCAAAAGCTAGCTGTCAGAGGTCTTATTGGAAGAGCAAAGAGAGTTTTGACAT gtactcgtgatgaaacaaaaatagcCAACATAAAAGAGTCAATATCGATTTACGAGAAGTTTCTCGATGATTTTGAAACTCAACATTTAAGTAAGCAAAATAATCCTTACCTACCACTTGGGATTGTCCGTACTTGCCTCCGCTTGGCCGGAGACAATATTACAGAACAGCAG aaatcATTTATAGACGCCTACGCATCAGTGAATGGTGAATATAAACGTCTCCGTACGGTGTTAGAGAAGGATGATGGGAAATCTTGGGATATTGTTAGGAATGCTGCACTCAAAGATCTTAAAGAAAAG TATGTGGATGCGAAGTTGTATAACGAAAAGGATGAACCAACAAAAGAACATTTAGAACTTTTACTATGGGCATATTCACCTGATGCAGCTCGTGTCAAAAAGGTGATACCAGAACCAAAATCTGAGGAAGAAGAACCAAAAGCTAAAGAAAAGAAACATAATGATTCTGATAGAAAGCGGCGACACAGTGATGAGGAATCTCCAAGCAAGAAGAAGAAGGAATAA